From the genome of Acropora palmata chromosome 4, jaAcrPala1.3, whole genome shotgun sequence, one region includes:
- the LOC141878215 gene encoding NEDD4-binding protein 2-like, translating into MPRRKNQGQTMSTLDTYRPEDMSETSKGDLKWRETTSKQLQSMFSGAIDPDVIQLVLSESNFSVNDAIEKLFVLSGTEENQQEKPQTETLFSSSQLLRENSGNKSTHELEQRANFHSGKKESLADSPNYGSCLEFQAMPGPLLNGNVQYPDAMPSTSPCSESNSFETDSPLQTTSFLHKLSSSGLPDFPDNVSQQFTLLQGEPASSNNVQQLLLQGDTKGKEMLHNSNNKTPNDEITQNSFHIVRPLETAHLIENHELKRNVDWQSEGMNPLPNKGLEHTENELRKTRINSGNVETTAREISNSKEESPERENHLQREFSSLNEVECKTKTSWQNVRSATASCKPPLQSPVNSAYQLPNCGSFARGSFVHPPAIQRQFQPFLPSHRHGHATQRQQRAGFVPVIQSSWQQGSPGFLRAELIPQECNRGRSDLVSLSYLPPFVFAGGANPAAAVKGIQPASPAIRVPFVPTIHQKLLILIRGLPGSGKSTLAQKLKGAHGIVLSTDDYFYRNKHYKFDGTALDEAREWNQKRAKKALEEQISPVIIDNTNTQCWEMRPYALMGTRLGYHIKIMEPDNPWKWNVKELARRNQHGVGAEAITKMKERYEHNVSVEKVLNCERKVEEKKGENEFETSKGTGPDNGHPSSTFPRSLTERGSEKTFLGEEEAASNFNTRRRLKGFHKDESRDAFKAGKSVGIQNDADQEKVKESSKYEESEVNCGSDAEYLNEEFVKNETNASRNPQRVPKARAGRTPDDRLLLSSKLPAAISADSTMSKQQEEPPFNNLLLEQVLVKQSDTSPLSHSVRTVDGADEDLLEEAASPLLSRSSISGIETAVSSEGDAPVFSVPFGDVHRSVCDLSTDVVLNRILSENSKCESEKEASSLARVCEVDADVTSIRNVSQNKRLHENEELATPPPLSLILASASRTKPKRRETISSNSKDQLAGERKFFEENTTQQYKNPEAEEKSEQISEFSDLYELTQREFQTSRKQEQKTSAGDASGQILTDVSKPVSSGDSDSVVPALVEFLKTCFPDVDEDLTNSLLSANGGDVLKVVEELLADDGSLPAFSDDISVSTEQPSTSGAMSPFSDTRRISVSEQSSIRSITEKLDSKKPTDDVVGIVQHSCVSPAKSSPERPTRVEHANAPRSLSPKSPSPAQSPGTFQLALEPAVALHLIEVFGQFAGVDFQESINPEDLIIDVDNTLAKQLYKKWEKTVQVRKGISASKNDCSPRTFLDPTDCDFGQKLGCAQASPASHRSSSRASFRPQTGSLKEIMDEELALELSRKANVQRVKDEDMSVKLNRKKLFGMFPGVDPVALEEVFQANSYALVPSVEAVKASCNLSGQQVPNIVVASGFQKPVINKPEVKRKEDVEDRSWLGPYLDDSSRSDAADGSFQNFEAPTYLDFRAEAFQHHKQRDELFKKAALAFSNKQGDLAQVYAEQGRFHSQKVKEANARAAALILDQTNVGRDEYTIDLHGLHVSEAMEALRNFLSEKSDPNCSPSKRGGKVISVITGRGNNSRGGKARIKPAILEYLKESNYRYSEPRPGLVNVHF; encoded by the exons ATGCCCAGGAGAAAGAATCAAGGCCAAACTATGTCTACTTTAGACACATATAGGCCAGAGGACATGTCCGAAACCAGCAAGGGGGATTTAAAATGGCGTGAGACAACTTCTAAACAGTTGCAAAGCATGTTTAGTGGAGCTATTGATCCGGATGTCATTCAGCTGGTACTGTCCGAGAGCAATTTCAGTG TGAATGATGCAATAGAAAAGCTTTTTGTGTTGAGTGGGACAGAGGAAAACCAACAGGAAAAACCTCAGACAGAAACCCTTTTTAGTTCTTCTCAATTGTTAAGAGAAAATAGCGGAAATAAAAGTACACATGAGCTGGAACAAAGAGCAAACTTCCATTCCGGTAAAAAAGAATCACTGGCTGATTCCCCTAATTATGGAAGTTGTCTGGAATTTCAAGCAATGCCAGGACCTCTTTTGAATGGAAACGTGCAATACCCAGATGCGATGCCATCTACCTCACCTTGCAGTGAAAGTAATTCCTTTGAAACAGATTCACCTCTGCAAACAACTAGTTTTCTCCATAAATTAAGCTCATCTGGGCTTCCTGATTTCCCTGATAATGTTTCACAGCAATTTACATTGTTACAAGGCGAACCAGCTTCATCAAATAATGTACAACAGCTTTTACTTCAAGGTGAtacaaaaggcaaagaaatgttGCACAATAGCAACAATAAAACTCCAAATGATGAAATCACACAAAATAGTTTTCATATTGTAAGACCTCTTGAGACGGCCCATCTTATAGAAAatcatgaactgaaaagaaatgttgacTGGCAGTCTGAAGGAATGAATCCTTTGCCTAATAAAGGACTTGAGCATACGGAAAATGAACTGCGCAAGACAAGAATAAACAGTGGGAATGTAGAAACCACTGCAAGAGAAATATCAAACAGCAAAGAGGAATCACCTGAAAGAGAAAACCATTTGCAAAGAGAATTTTCATCGTTAAATGAAGTGGAATGCAAGACTAAGACTTCATGGCAGAATGTCCGCAGTGCTACTGCCTCCTGCAAGCCTCCACTTCAGTCACCAGTAAATAGTGCTTATCAATTACCAAATTGTGGTAGTTTTGCTAGAGGATCATTTGTTCACCCTCCAGCCATTCAACGGCAATTTCAGCCTTTTTTACCATCACACAGGCATGGTCATGCTACCCAAAGACAACAAAGGGCTGGTTTTGTGCCAGTGATACAGTCATCATGGCAACAAGGATCTCCAGGATTCCTGCGTGCTGAACTTATACCTCAAGAATGTAACAGAGGCCGATCTGATTTGGTGTCTCTTTCTTACCTTCCCCCTTTTGTCTTTGCTGGAG GAGCAAATCCTGCAGCTGCAGTGAAAGGAATACAACCAGCGTCTCCTGCTATACGCGTTCCATTTGTACCAACAATCCATCAAAAGCTACTCATTCTGATCAGAGGACTTCCAGGAAGTGGAAAATCAACCCTGGCACA GAAATTAAAGGGTGCCCATGGCATTGTACTTTCAACTGATGACTACTTTTACAGGAATAAACA TTATAAATTTGACGGAACAGCTCTTGATGAGGCACGTGAGTGGAATCAAAAAAGAG caaaaaaggCCCTCGAGGAGCAAATATCACCTGTGATTATAGACAACACCAATACTCAATGTTGGGAAATGAGGCCTTATGCATTGATG GGGACAAGACTTGGATACCACATCAAAATTATGGAGCCTGACAATCCATGGAAATGGAATGTAAAAGAACTGGCTAG ACGGAACCAACATGGCGTTGGCGCTGAGGCAATAACGAAAATGAAGGAACGCTATGAACATAATGTTTCAGTAGAAAAGGTCTTGAACTGCGAGAGAAAGGTAGAAGAGAAGAAAGGTGAGAATGAGTTTGAGACTAGCAAAGGGACTGGTCCTGATAATGGACATCCTAGTTCCACATTTCCGCGTTCATTAACAGAGCGAGGCTCTGAGAAGACGTTTTTAGGGGAAGAAGAGGCTGCTTCAAACTTCAATACAAGAAGAAGATTGAAGGGATTTCACAAAGATGAAAGCAGAGACGCTTTTAAGGCCGGGAAATCAGTTGGAATTCAAAATGATGCCGATCAAGAAAAGGTGAAGGAGAGTTCAAAATACGAAGAAAGTGAAGTGAATTGTGGAAGTGATGCTGAGTATTTAAACGAGGAATTTGTAAAAAACGAAACCAATGCCAGTCGTAACCCTCAGAGAGTTCCAAAGGCTCGAGCAGGAAGAACACCAGACGATCGCTTGCTTCTCAGTTCAAAATTACCTGCTGCTATCTCTGCCGACAGCACTATGAGCAAACAACAGGAAGAACCACCTTTTAACAATCTGCTTTTAGAGCAGGTGCTGGTAAAACAATCTGACACATCCCCGTTGAGTCACTCAGTGAGGACTGTAGATGGGGCTGATGAAGATTTACTTGAAGAAGCTGCGTCTCCTCTACTGTCAAGGTCATCAATCTCCGGGATAGAGACTGCAGTTTCCTCAGAAGGGGACGCACCCGTCTTTAGCGTCCCCTTCGGAGACGTGCATCGTAGCGTATGCGACCTAAGCACAGATGTTGTTCTCAATAGAATTTTAAGTGAGAACAGCAAGTGTGAGTCGGAAAAGGAGGCGAGTAGTTTGGCTCGTGTGTGTGAAGTAGACGCTGACGTCACAAGTATCAGAAATGTGtcccaaaacaaaagacttcATGAGAACGAAGAACTCGCAACCCCTCCCCCCTTGTCACTCATCTTGGCTTCTGCCTCGCGGACAAAGCCAAAAAGGCGTGAAACTATCAGCAGCAACAGCAAAGATCAACTGGCTGGTGAAAGGAAGTTCTTCGAGGAAAACACTACACAACAGTACAAGAACCCTGAAGCGGAAGAGAAATCCGAACAGATCAGTGAATTCTCAGACTTGTATGAGCTCACACAGCGAGAATTTCAAACCAgtagaaaacaagaacaaaagacTTCTGCTGGAGATGCGTCTGGTCAAATCCTGACCGACGTCTCAAAACCGGTTTCATCTGGAGACTCAGACAGTGTCGTACCAGCTCTTGTGGAGTTTTTGAAAACGTGTTTCCCGGATGTAGACGAGGATTTAACGAATTCGTTGCTATCAGCAAACGGTGGCGATGTTTTGAAAGTAGTTGAAGAATTACTCGCCGATGATGGGAGTTTACCTGCTTTCTCTGATGATATTTCCGTTTCTACTGAACAACCAAGTACTTCTGGTGCTATGTCGCCATTCTCTGACACACGGCGGATTTCTGTTTCTGAGCAAAGCTCTATCAGATCTATTACTGAAAAATTAGACTCCAAGAAACCAACCGATGATGTTGTCGGTATTGTTCAGCATTCATGTGTTTCTCCAGCTAAGAGTTCCCCTGAGCGGCCCACTCGAGTGGAACACGCAAATGCGCCGAGGAGTCTGAGTCCCAAATCCCCGAGTCCAGCCCAGTCTCCCGGTACATTTCAGCTGGCACTCGAGCCTGCAGTTGCTTTGCATCTGATCGAGGTTTTTGGACAATTCGCTGGAGTGGACTTTCAAG AATCGATAAATCCTGAAGATCTAATCATAGATGTCGATAACACTTTAGCAAAACAGCTCTAcaagaaatgggaaaaaaCTGTTCAG GTACGGAAAGGGATTTCTGCCAGCAAAAATG ATTGCTCACCGCGAACCTTCCTAGATCCTACCGATTGTGATTTTGGTCAGAAATTGGGTTGTGCCCAGGCTTCTCCAGCCAGTCACCGGTCATCTTCTCGCGCATCGTTTAGACCCCAAACAG GTTCCCTTAAGGAAATTATGGATGAAGAGCTTGCTTTGGAGCTCAGTAGAAAAGCGAAT GTGCAGCGTGTAAAAGATGAAGATATGTCTGTCAAGCTCAACAGAAAGAAACTCTTCGGAATGTTTCCAGGCGTCGATCCTGTGGCGTTAGAGGAAGTATTTCAAGCCAACAG TTATGCTCTGGTCCCGTCTGTCGAAGCAGTGAAAGCGTCTTGCAACTTGTCTGGTCAGCAGGTGCCCAATATTGTGGTTGCATCGGGGTTTCAAAAGCCAGTCATCAATAAACCCGAGGTGAAACGAAAG GAAGACGTAGAAGACCGGAGCTGGCTCGGGCCTTATTTAGATG ATTCCAGTCGTTCGGATGCTGCCGATGGCTCGTTCCAGAACTTCGAAGCTCCCACGTATTTGGATTTCCGAGCTGAGGCATTTCAGCATCACAAGCAAAGGGACGAACTCTTCAAGAAAGCTGCTCTAGCTTTCTCCAACAAACAGGGAGACCTGGCTCAGGTTTACGCGGAACAG GGTCGTTTTCACTCTCAGAAGGTTAAAGAGGCAAACGCACGAGCGGCAGCACTAATTCTGGATCAAAC